In Flavobacterium sp. WV_118_3, one DNA window encodes the following:
- a CDS encoding M42 family metallopeptidase — MATKSILTKSSLTFLEKYLNNASPTGYEENGQKIWMEYLTPYVDTFITDTYGTAVGVINPDAPYKVVIEGHADEISWYVNYITDNGLIYVIRNGGSDHMIAPSKRVHIHTKKGIVKGVFGWPAIHTRNRGKEEAARIDNIFIDCGCETKEEVEKLGVHVGCVITYPDDFMILNENKFVCRAIDNRMGGFMIAEVARLLHENKKKLPFGLYITNSVQEEVGLRGAEMITKTIKPNVAIVTDVCHDSSTPMIDVKIEGDTKIGKGPVITYAPAVQNKLRELIIDAAETNKIPFQRLASSRVTGTDTDAFAYSNGGVASALISLPLRYMHTTVEMVHREDVENVIRLIYESILKIENNATFSYFK; from the coding sequence ATGGCAACAAAATCTATATTAACAAAATCATCGCTGACTTTTCTGGAAAAATACCTAAACAACGCCTCTCCTACGGGTTATGAGGAAAATGGACAGAAAATATGGATGGAATATCTTACACCTTACGTTGACACTTTTATTACCGATACCTACGGAACAGCTGTGGGTGTGATTAATCCCGACGCACCTTATAAAGTAGTAATCGAAGGACATGCCGATGAAATTTCCTGGTATGTAAACTATATAACCGATAACGGTTTGATTTATGTGATCCGTAACGGAGGAAGTGATCATATGATAGCACCTTCCAAACGGGTTCATATTCATACCAAAAAAGGAATTGTAAAAGGCGTTTTCGGTTGGCCGGCCATTCACACGCGTAACCGTGGCAAAGAGGAAGCGGCTCGTATTGACAATATTTTTATCGACTGCGGATGCGAAACCAAGGAAGAAGTTGAAAAACTGGGCGTACATGTAGGCTGTGTGATCACCTATCCGGACGATTTTATGATTCTAAATGAAAATAAATTTGTTTGCCGTGCTATCGACAACCGTATGGGTGGTTTTATGATCGCGGAAGTAGCTCGTTTGTTACACGAAAATAAAAAGAAACTGCCTTTCGGATTATATATCACGAACTCCGTACAGGAAGAAGTCGGTTTGCGTGGTGCTGAAATGATCACAAAAACAATCAAACCGAATGTTGCGATCGTTACCGATGTATGTCACGATTCGTCCACACCGATGATCGACGTGAAAATTGAAGGTGATACCAAAATCGGAAAAGGCCCGGTAATTACCTATGCGCCTGCCGTACAAAACAAATTACGAGAATTGATCATCGATGCAGCCGAAACCAATAAGATTCCGTTCCAACGGTTGGCGTCTTCACGGGTAACCGGTACCGATACGGATGCTTTTGCCTACAGTAATGGTGGCGTGGCTTCGGCATTGATTTCACTTCCGCTGCGTTATATGCACACTACGGTAGAGATGGTTCACCGCGAAGATGTGGAAAATGTGATCCGCTTAATTTATGAAAGCATCCTAAAAATTGAAAATAATGCGACTTTTTCGTATTTCAAATAA